A single window of Buchnera aphidicola (Aphis nasturtii) DNA harbors:
- a CDS encoding chorismate mutase produces the protein MLSKNDLLNFRNEINNIDKKIVMLLAQRKKLVLKIAQSKIQNNQPIRDIDREKNLLSNLTSLGKKQYLNTNYIKRLFQLIIEESILTQKILLEKFQNKKNTNTIIVSFLGSKGSYSHSAVSKYEKQNAQKIIRKECSNFEEVVQSVENNESNYAILPIENNCSGPINEIINILKSTNLLIVGEVHVDINHCLLAIENVEFNIIKKVYSHPQPFKQCSNFISKFPNWKIKYTDSTTDAMKKIIKHNKITNAVLGSEIGSQIYKLKILCKNISNKTNNVTRFICLSKKPCKIYSDIQVKTTIVFALKEKTKELSEIILTLEKKRIIVKILTFYNPNNKEKIFYFDIEKNLSSNTIQNILNKIQKITKFIKILGCYPNRSKQLF, from the coding sequence ATGTTGTCTAAAAATGATTTATTAAACTTTCGCAATGAAATTAACAATATTGATAAAAAAATAGTTATGTTACTTGCACAAAGAAAAAAATTAGTATTAAAAATTGCTCAGTCTAAAATACAAAATAATCAACCTATACGTGATATAGATCGTGAAAAAAATTTACTATCTAATCTAACTAGTTTAGGAAAAAAACAATATTTAAACACTAATTATATAAAACGTTTATTTCAATTAATAATTGAAGAATCTATACTTACTCAAAAAATATTATTAGAGAAATTTCAAAATAAAAAAAACACTAATACAATTATTGTTTCATTTCTTGGCTCTAAAGGATCTTATTCACATAGTGCTGTATCTAAATATGAAAAACAGAATGCACAAAAAATTATTAGAAAAGAATGTTCAAATTTCGAAGAAGTTGTTCAATCGGTTGAAAACAATGAGTCAAATTATGCTATTTTACCAATAGAGAATAATTGTTCCGGTCCTATTAATGAGATAATTAACATTTTAAAAAGTACAAATTTGTTGATTGTTGGAGAAGTTCATGTTGATATAAATCATTGCTTATTAGCAATAGAAAACGTTGAATTTAATATTATTAAAAAAGTATATAGTCATCCTCAACCATTCAAACAATGTAGTAATTTTATTAGTAAATTTCCAAATTGGAAAATTAAATATACTGATAGTACAACTGATGCAATGAAAAAAATTATTAAACACAATAAAATTACTAATGCTGTTTTAGGAAGTGAAATAGGAAGTCAAATTTATAAATTAAAAATTTTATGTAAAAATATATCAAATAAAACCAATAATGTAACTAGATTTATTTGTTTATCGAAAAAACCTTGCAAAATTTATTCAGATATACAAGTCAAAACTACAATTGTATTTGCTTTAAAAGAAAAAACAAAAGAACTTTCTGAAATAATTTTAACTTTAGAAAAAAAAAGAATTATTGTAAAAATATTAACTTTTTATAATCCTAATAATAAAGAAAAAATATTTTATTTTGATATTGAAAAAAATTTATCATCTAATACAATACAAAATATTCTTAATAAAATACAAAAAATTACTAAATTTATAAAAATATTAGGTTGCTATCCTAACAGAAGCAAACAACTATTTTAG